The sequence CTTTTAGTTAATGGATCAGCCGGAATATTTCAGAAATGCCTGGTAGCCCCGGATCATCATGACAAGGTCTGCTATAGAGGCTATTTCCCAAGGTGAATGCATACTCAGAATTCCGACACCGCAATCTAAGACCTCCATGCCGTATATAGCCATGTATTGGGCTATCGTTCCTCCACCGCCTTGATCGACCTTTCCTAATTCTGCAGTTTGCCAACAAATCTTAGCATCATCAAAAATCCGCCGAACCTCCGCAACAAACTCTGCATTGGCGTCACTGGTATCATACTTCCCTTTAGAACCGGTATACTTGCTGATAACCAGACCTCGTCCTAAAAAGGCAGAATTTCGTTTATCCATAACCTCAGCATAATTAGGATCATAGCCGCCTGTGACATCTGCTGAGAGAGCTTTTGCTCGGGCTAAGGATCGTCTAACCAGTAATCCATCATATTTACCGCTTTGCAAGGTAATCAGTTCGGCAATGAAGTTCTCCAAATAACGAGCCTTCATTCCTGTGTTAGAGTCACTGCCAATCTCTTCTTTATCCGCAAATAGAACCAGTGTGGTCCACTCCGGCTGTTGAATTTCTGCAACTGCTTTCCAAGCTGCAAAGGAGCAAATACGATCATCCTGACCATAACCGATTACTAAGCTTTTATCCAATCCTGAATAGCGGGCTTTACCGGCTGGAACAACCTCTAGCTCTGCGCTGACAAAGT comes from Desulfosporosinus meridiei DSM 13257 and encodes:
- a CDS encoding aminopeptidase, coding for MGSKKVKLAWDDLMISDQEREAMTEYLSFLSKGKTERESWQIIESWAQREGFVPLDKLEGFQPGQRVRLAVRGKAGILAISGQRPLSEGFRLIATHIDAPRLDIKQRPLYEEEGLAFLKTHYYGGIKKYQWMALPLSLHGVVFLRNGQKVEIIIGEDEADPVFTISDLLPHLAKDQYNKKLSEAVSGEGLNLLLGHNPSLGEGEERVKSAILVILRDKYGIEEDDFVSAELEVVPAGKARYSGLDKSLVIGYGQDDRICSFAAWKAVAEIQQPEWTTLVLFADKEEIGSDSNTGMKARYLENFIAELITLQSGKYDGLLVRRSLARAKALSADVTGGYDPNYAEVMDKRNSAFLGRGLVISKYTGSKGKYDTSDANAEFVAEVRRIFDDAKICWQTAELGKVDQGGGGTIAQYMAIYGMEVLDCGVGILSMHSPWEIASIADLVMMIRGYQAFLKYSG